The genome window AACCGGGGTCGTAACCGCAAAAGGGTTACGACCCATTACTCATTGTAAACTGCCTGTCTATTTTTTACGCAGCATAGTAAGTATCATCTTAAACCGTTTAGTTGCCCTTAGCGCATGAGGAATATTTGCAGGCATTAAAATAAGTTCTCCATCTTTAACCTTATTGGGTGCACCGCCTATGATAATCTCGCCTTCACCATCCACCACCTGCACAAGTGCATCAAACGGGGCAGTATGCTCGCTTAATCCCTGACCCTCATCAAAGGCAAACAGGGTGACAGTACCTGCATCGTTTTCAACCAGTGTACGGCTTACTATTGCATCCTCTCCATATTC of Desulfatiglans sp. contains these proteins:
- a CDS encoding cupin domain-containing protein → MTLTQIDSDTKSQKKTGLKAGEPAHIDNLIEYGEDAIVSRTLVENDAGTVTLFAFDEGQGLSEHTAPFDALVQVVDGEGEIIIGGAPNKVKDGELILMPANIPHALRATKRFKMILTMLRKK